In the Maridesulfovibrio bastinii DSM 16055 genome, one interval contains:
- the fliJ gene encoding flagellar export protein FliJ, protein MPKPFKFKLEKILDFRKQAEEQARQALAEAQKLHSEQEKVVEALKSKIVAHQSKEYDNLSAADFWLWRQYDDALKQDLHSAENRLKQLALNLQKARMIAVEKSKDRKLLEKLKENQSGKYYEEENLKEQKEYDEMATIRFKPKDI, encoded by the coding sequence ATGCCGAAGCCTTTTAAATTTAAGCTTGAGAAAATACTGGATTTCAGAAAGCAGGCTGAAGAGCAGGCCAGACAGGCTCTTGCAGAGGCGCAGAAGCTGCATAGTGAGCAGGAGAAAGTTGTTGAAGCTTTAAAAAGTAAGATTGTCGCGCATCAATCCAAAGAGTATGATAATTTATCTGCTGCGGATTTCTGGCTCTGGCGGCAGTATGACGATGCTCTGAAACAGGACCTGCATTCAGCCGAAAACAGGCTTAAACAATTGGCCCTTAATTTGCAAAAAGCACGCATGATTGCAGTTGAAAAGTCAAAAGACCGTAAGCTGCTGGAGAAACTCAAAGAAAATCAATCCGGGAAATACTATGAAGAAGAAAATCTCAAAGAGCAGAAAGAGTACGACGAGATGGCAACAATTAGGTTCAAACCTAAAGATATCTAG
- the truA gene encoding tRNA pseudouridine(38-40) synthase TruA: MVKRLKLKLAYDGTDFCGWQLQPDLRTVQGELEKAVSRITGTPVRAHGSGRTDSGVHALAQTVHLDIPESRISIPWQRALNSILPDDISVLEADYVSSEFHSRFDALEKVYTYTLWTNRKYLIPQRRKYVWDCGFLDFEKVDQAAAFFLGEHDFAAFQNVGTPVKDTVRTLLEIKRTQGESSSEYILEFRGTGFLKQMVRNMVGCLVEIGRGKAEPDFVRYLIEGKDRTKAPATAPPQGLCLYDVVYREESCGSDNSGRNKARKDGSKHRL, translated from the coding sequence TTGGTTAAAAGGTTGAAATTGAAGCTTGCCTATGATGGCACGGACTTCTGCGGATGGCAGTTGCAGCCTGACCTCCGCACTGTTCAGGGTGAGCTGGAAAAGGCTGTCTCCCGTATTACAGGAACTCCTGTACGCGCGCATGGTTCAGGAAGAACAGACAGTGGAGTTCATGCTCTGGCGCAGACTGTTCATCTTGATATACCTGAGAGCAGAATCTCTATTCCATGGCAGAGGGCTTTGAATTCAATTCTCCCGGATGATATTTCAGTGCTTGAAGCGGACTATGTTTCGAGTGAATTTCATTCCAGATTCGATGCTCTGGAAAAAGTATACACTTACACTCTCTGGACCAATAGAAAATATCTTATCCCTCAGCGTAGAAAATATGTCTGGGACTGTGGATTTCTGGATTTTGAAAAAGTTGATCAGGCTGCTGCTTTTTTTCTGGGCGAGCACGATTTTGCGGCTTTTCAGAATGTGGGAACTCCTGTCAAAGACACAGTGCGGACACTCCTTGAAATAAAAAGAACTCAGGGAGAGTCTTCTTCCGAATATATCCTTGAATTTCGTGGAACAGGTTTTTTAAAACAGATGGTTCGAAATATGGTCGGATGTCTTGTTGAAATCGGCAGGGGTAAAGCCGAGCCTGATTTTGTCCGATATTTAATAGAGGGGAAGGATAGAACCAAAGCACCGGCCACGGCCCCGCCACAAGGGTTGTGTCTTTATGATGTTGTCTACAGAGAGGAGAGCTGTGGATCGGATAACTCTGGACGGAACAAAGCTCGTAAAGACGGGTCAAAGCACCGGCTCTGA
- a CDS encoding MotE family protein → MKKKISKSRKSTTRWQQLGSNLKISRVLICLIFLALFKLSLIGYLGVDLETSETPVVKKMAVDTNIVREVVTPKAALAAANDQQKPAEKADKPPEGMNANDWKALKAKEDELARKERSLKTLEQSLDKKLAKLADLEKRLKKMIEDANVLKDQKIKHLVGVYSSMKAKSAAAVIETLDMKLAVKILAGMRGKTAGNILNSVDPKKAAILSEALTRLQIPLESN, encoded by the coding sequence ATGAAGAAGAAAATCTCAAAGAGCAGAAAGAGTACGACGAGATGGCAACAATTAGGTTCAAACCTAAAGATATCTAGGGTCCTTATCTGTCTTATTTTTCTGGCTCTTTTTAAGCTGTCTCTCATAGGCTATCTCGGCGTTGATCTTGAAACGTCTGAAACTCCGGTTGTAAAAAAAATGGCCGTAGATACTAATATTGTGCGTGAAGTTGTCACTCCCAAGGCTGCTCTGGCAGCGGCCAATGATCAGCAGAAACCGGCTGAAAAAGCTGATAAGCCGCCCGAAGGTATGAATGCCAACGACTGGAAGGCTCTTAAAGCCAAGGAAGATGAGCTTGCGCGCAAAGAGAGATCATTAAAGACTCTTGAGCAGAGCCTTGATAAAAAACTTGCCAAACTTGCTGATCTTGAAAAGCGTCTCAAGAAAATGATTGAAGATGCAAATGTTCTTAAAGATCAGAAAATCAAGCATCTGGTTGGAGTTTATTCCAGCATGAAAGCTAAAAGTGCCGCCGCGGTAATTGAAACTCTGGATATGAAACTGGCTGTCAAAATACTGGCAGGCATGAGGGGCAAAACCGCAGGAAATATTTTAAATTCAGTTGACCCTAAAAAAGCTGCGATTCTTTCAGAGGCCCTTACAAGGCTCCAGATACCTCTTGAGAGTAATTAG
- a CDS encoding 7TM diverse intracellular signaling domain-containing protein has protein sequence MHFSNQRNLLIIILLLVQLLPGCIPVDHAENQLASHGIYNIESPSDKIRSLNGEWEFYWNRLLKPVDFQSGNLPKMDGFFNLPGSWKNHHLGDKKLSRTGQATYRLHLVPQKLSGRMTLRLFDIHEAYKLWVDGRLAAQSGIPGTSAISEHPSRTLKFVEIHFKGKPIELILQVSNHNFRNGGITEPIKIAMPGPLEEEAITSWCFSIFFAGSLLMMGIYHLALFVLRKNNRAALYFSLYCFLVVGYCINSNTSMWVSSLFLPDIDPNILELISLSCFVIWASFIFRFLKTLYPDEIHSFLLYFLDLRILFFVLLLLFADRIILSWFIAFCLLQTFLYAVYYFARLIVCVKRKRVGAKILIVGLAGQLIAGINDPLLHAGIIKSIYLVEPAVFLFALSQSLVLAKHFSSAFSSVEKLSKELENKNTILQNEIHERNRLEAKLVNTSEEERRQLSYELHDSLCQQLTGARLRASALSHTNREKSDGPALLELETILKESTQEAYKIARGLCPVEHTASNLSLENLIATLSESTNINVELNKNLVCEDCSYPNLIQFYRIAQEALGNALRYSKADLITVDLECCGEGKLVLTVTDNGIGRKASTSHGGGLGTNIMSHRAALIKATLKVYDPSDGGTCVSCEAPCNIYQQTIKNNE, from the coding sequence ATGCACTTTTCCAACCAACGTAATTTACTGATTATCATTCTGCTTCTGGTGCAATTGCTACCGGGATGTATTCCTGTTGATCATGCTGAAAATCAACTGGCTTCGCACGGAATATACAATATAGAGTCACCCTCTGATAAAATTAGGAGTTTAAATGGTGAATGGGAGTTCTATTGGAACAGGCTGCTGAAACCAGTTGACTTTCAATCCGGGAACCTCCCTAAAATGGACGGTTTTTTCAATCTTCCGGGATCGTGGAAAAATCATCACCTTGGTGACAAAAAGTTAAGCCGCACCGGACAGGCAACCTATAGACTCCACCTTGTTCCACAAAAATTATCAGGCCGGATGACCCTGCGGCTTTTCGATATCCACGAGGCTTATAAACTCTGGGTTGATGGAAGACTTGCCGCTCAAAGCGGAATACCCGGCACATCAGCAATATCCGAACACCCTTCAAGAACACTCAAGTTTGTTGAAATCCACTTCAAAGGAAAACCTATAGAACTGATCCTACAGGTTTCTAATCATAATTTCCGTAACGGCGGCATCACAGAACCCATAAAAATAGCTATGCCCGGTCCTCTTGAGGAAGAAGCTATAACCAGCTGGTGTTTCTCAATATTTTTTGCCGGGAGTCTGCTGATGATGGGCATCTATCATCTGGCTCTTTTTGTCTTGCGTAAAAATAACCGGGCTGCTCTTTATTTCTCCTTATACTGCTTTCTAGTGGTCGGATACTGCATCAATTCAAATACCTCCATGTGGGTATCCTCGCTTTTTCTTCCTGACATTGATCCGAACATACTGGAATTAATTTCCTTATCCTGCTTTGTCATCTGGGCTTCATTTATTTTTCGTTTCCTCAAAACTTTGTATCCGGATGAAATACATTCATTCCTGCTCTATTTTCTCGATCTCAGGATTCTGTTTTTTGTACTTTTACTCCTTTTTGCAGACCGCATAATACTCTCATGGTTTATCGCCTTCTGCCTGTTGCAGACTTTTTTATATGCGGTGTACTACTTTGCCAGACTTATTGTCTGCGTAAAGCGTAAACGTGTCGGTGCAAAAATTCTAATAGTCGGACTGGCAGGACAGTTGATAGCCGGTATTAATGATCCGCTGCTCCATGCCGGTATAATCAAATCGATTTATCTTGTTGAACCGGCAGTTTTCCTTTTTGCTTTGTCACAGTCACTGGTGCTGGCGAAACATTTTTCCAGTGCCTTCAGTTCCGTTGAGAAGCTTTCAAAAGAACTGGAAAATAAAAATACCATTCTTCAAAACGAAATCCACGAACGTAACCGCCTTGAAGCAAAACTGGTCAATACCAGTGAAGAAGAAAGGCGACAGTTAAGTTATGAACTACATGACAGTCTTTGTCAGCAGCTTACCGGCGCAAGGCTGAGAGCTTCGGCTTTAAGCCACACTAACCGTGAAAAATCTGACGGACCGGCATTGCTTGAGCTTGAAACAATCTTAAAAGAATCCACACAGGAAGCATACAAAATAGCCAGAGGTCTTTGCCCCGTTGAGCACACGGCATCAAATTTATCTCTTGAAAACCTTATTGCCACTTTAAGTGAGTCCACTAATATCAATGTTGAACTGAATAAAAATCTTGTATGTGAAGATTGCAGTTACCCGAATTTAATTCAATTTTATCGCATCGCACAGGAAGCTCTCGGCAATGCTTTAAGATACTCTAAGGCAGACCTGATTACAGTTGATCTTGAATGTTGCGGTGAGGGAAAGTTAGTGCTTACTGTAACTGATAATGGTATAGGACGTAAGGCTTCCACATCTCATGGAGGTGGTCTTGGCACTAATATTATGTCTCACAGAGCGGCTTTAATAAAAGCGACATTAAAAGTATATGATCCTTCTGACGGAGGAACATGCGTATCCTGTGAAGCACCGTGTAATATTTACCAACAGACAATTAAAAATAATGAATAA